The Arachis hypogaea cultivar Tifrunner chromosome 14, arahy.Tifrunner.gnm2.J5K5, whole genome shotgun sequence DNA window TTGGGATAATGATGCAGTAGGTTAGGAATTTGTGGGATCGAAAAGTGCTTCCGGAGGTTTATTAATAATGTGAGATGATATGATGTTTAGGTTGAGTAATTGTTACAAAGGGGAGAGATGGTTGtgtataaaagaaaaattgacaaacaataatttttattgtgCAGTTTGCTTGGTGTATGGTGTGCATACAAGAGAGGAGAAATTTGCTGTGTGGGAAGAGTTGAGTTTTTTATCGGGAGTGTGTCAAGTTCCTCTTTGCTACATGAGTTACTTCAATGTGGTTGTGCAATTGGAAGAAAGGAAGGGGGCTAGTGTGTTAACAGCAACATCAGAAAACTTTAAAACACAGATACAGGATATGGAATTAGTGGATATAGAATTGAATGACCATAAGTTTACGTGGTTCAGGGATCAATCATCCAGTCGAATTGATAGAATGTTGGTGAGCTTGAAATGGGTCGAGAAGTTTTCTGAGACATAGCTTAGAGGTGGCCCAAGAGGTTTATCTGATTATTGTTCGCTGTTAATGGAAAATAGTAGAATGAAAGGGGGTACGAGGCCGTTCCAAAGTTTAGACTCTTGGTTTACACATGAAGGATTTCTCCGAATGGTGAAGGAGGAATGGCGAGGTTTAGGGGACATTCATTTTACTGAAAAGTTAAAGGCGTTGACGATACCTTTGAGTAGATGGCATAAGGAGAATTTTAGTGATATGGAGTTGAGGATTTAGAAACTGGAGGATGAAATCAGGAAAGTAGATGAGTTGGTTAGTGATGGGGCTTATCAAGGAATATTGGAAGCAAGAAGAAGGGCCCTTGTTAGCTGCGGTAAGAAATGGTACATTAGGAAGGAActacattggaagcagatgtcaaGGTCTTGGCATGCTAAGCACATGGACAAGAATACTAGATATTTCCATAACTTAGCCTTAGCAAGAAGAAGGAGCAATCGGCTTGATGCTTTAGTAATAAATGAAAGATTGATGAGAAATCAAGTCAGAATCAAGATTGTTATCCGGGACTTTTACAAAAGCTTGTATCATCAGGAAGTGTCGCCATTGATAGGTTTTCAGGATGGACTAGTTAATCGGATTCCGGATGAGGAGGTTGCAGAATCGGAGAGGATGTCATCGGTTGATGAGATAAAGGATGCAGTATGAGATTGTGAGTCGTCTAAGACTCCTGGTTGTGATGGGTACAATATAAACTTCATTAAGAAGTGTTGAAGAGATATCGGGTCAGACTTCACTACAGCTGTCATGGATTTCTTTCAGTCTGCTACTCTCCCAAGGGATTCTAATGTCACATGGGTGGCTTTGGCTCCAAAGTTTGTTGGAGCTGAGGAGATTAAGGATATTCGGCCGATAAACATGGTAGGATGTGTGTATAAGGTCATATTGAAGGTGTTAGTTCAGAGAATGAGGATGGTAATGCCAGGATTGGTTAGGGAGACTCAAAGTGCTTTTGTGAAAGGAAGAAAAATCCATGACGGGTCTTTGATTGCGTGTGAAACTGTGCAGTGgctaaagatgaaaaagaagagctCGGCgataattaagttggattttcaaAAAGCCTATGATAGAGTAAGGTGGAGCTTTGTGGATATTGTACTTCAGAAGATGAGATTTGGGCAAAATTAGAGAGGGTGGATTAAGGAATGTGTTTGCACAACATCAATGTCGATTCTGATAAATAGCTCACCATCTAGATCGTTTAAGATGGAATGAGGCTTACGACAGGGCGATTCTCTTTTTCCATTCctatttgttcttgttgttgatgtcCTCCATAGGATGGTAGGAGGGACAGTTAGAAATGGCAGGATTGCTTCTCTGTTGGTTGGGTAGGACAATGTTGCATTGTCTCATTTGCAATTCGCGGACGATACCATACTATTCTGCTCTCAGGAAGAGATATCTATCAAAAACTACAAGCGACTCTTGCGGTGCTTTGAGCTGATGTCTGGCCTGagcattaattttgataaatctaGTTTGATTTCGATTAATTGTGAGTAGGAGTAGTCACGAAGGATGTGTAGATTGTTGGAGTGTAAAAAAGCTTCGTTGCTAGTTAAATATCTTAGCTTTTTTTGGGAGCGAATCCGAGGTTAGTCAAGACTTGAAAACTGATAATAGATAAAGTTGAAGAGAAGTCAGCTTGTGAAAAACAAAAACGCTTAATAAAACTGATAAATTGGTCCTCATCAAATCTCTGCTGAATAGTGTGACAGTTTATTACCTCATCTTATATAAGATACCCAGAGCAGTGATATAGAAGTTAATTTTCTTGCAGAGAAAGTTCTTGTGGAGTAAGGAGGATGACAATCATGTGTTACCATTGGTGAGTTGGGATATTATCCAAGCCCCAAAAAAGCTAGGAGGTCTCGGAGTGGGTGATACAGTCATTCGAAATACAGCTCTCTTATTCAAGTGTGGTGGAGATTTTCAAAAGAAGATTATCCATTATAGAAGAAAATTGTACGCTCCTATAATGATTTGAATCCAAACATTGTTCTCTCTTGTCAACCTGTGCCATAGAAAAGAGGCTCATGGAAGGATATATGCCAGTTACAGATAAAGGAGCAACAGGTGAGAGACAATATGATCAGAGGATTATCTTTAAAAGTAGGAGAAGGTAAAAGAATTTGCTTTTAGGAAGATAATTGACTACTATGTAGTATGCTGAAGTTAGTCTTTTCAAGGCTTTTCTCAGTTTCAAACTAAAGCGGATCAGTAACAGGAGattgtgggttctgggatggATTAGAGTGGATATAGAATTTTCAATGGAGAAGACAATTATTCTAATGGTAGTTGGAGTTAGTTAATCAACTACACGTAGTCCTTCAATGAGTCATATTAACACATGGAAGAGAGGACCAACTAATGTGGAAATTTGATAAATTAGGAGTCTATTTTACTACTTTATTTGTGCAGGTTTTGCAGGTTAAACTATTACCGAAAGATATTACAAGTTACAATTTTTCTAGTTCTATTTGGAAGGGTTTGATCCCACTACGAATTGAGTTGTTCACCTAATTTGTGTTAGTGAACAAAGTCAATGCTAAAGAGAGATTAAGTAAATTTAGTGTCATTGATAAAAATGATACTATTTATGTTTTATGTAAACAGGATACAGAGAATGATTACCACTtgtttattggttgtgagtttacTTGATAGGTGTAATGTACTTAGTTGTGTCCCTATAATAAACCATGGTGTATTTCAGATTCAATTAAGCAACATTTTGAGATTTAGACAGGTGCACTtgtaagaaagaaaaaacaaaaaacataacagatagttgattaatttttttactatcatTTAGAGTACTTGTTTGAAAAGAAATAACAATTTTTAAGAATTATGGAACAAATATTACAAAAATAGTCAACAAATTGATTAGGAGTTACAAAgagtaaaataatatttaatcttttAGATTGTTAATAGCATTGTCAAagatgattaaaaattaatttattttatctgtCTAGTACTTTTATATTGATACTCCACTTTGATAGGTTGAACTTTTTGtttcaaaagaaaatttgatAATAGAAGCAgactaattaatcaaaacaaaaacaaGTTATGATAATCCTATTACATTCATAACAGCCAAAGCAGTAGAAATGAATAGGAGTACAAAGCAAAACATCTGTAAAATAAACATAGATCCTCCTACTTTCCCATAATTTATACCTCTTTTTATGTCAACTACTATGGGTAAAAAGCAAAGGAGGTGTAAAGAACCAAAAAAGGAAAATAGAtcttacaaaaaataataaagaatccTCAAATTTAACCCATATTGCAGTGTTTGTAAAACTTGATCAATGATCTTGTTTGTTCCTATGCCACCACAGCAGGCATGTCCTTGAGCCAAGCATCAAGTGGCTTACCAATTGAGTAAACAATGAATCCAATATCACGCAACTTATCAGCATCAACAATGTTTCTTCCATCAAAAACAAATGCTGGCTTCTGCATGTTCTCATAGATCCTCTGGTAATCAAGGGTCTTGAACTCATCCCACTCAGTAAGAATGCAGATTCCATGTGCATCCTTTGTGGCTTCATATGCATCCCAAACCACACTCACTTTCTTCACGGTAGAAGGACTAGTCGGCTGCAAGTGGATCGGATGGTCCCAATCGAACTTGTTCATCGACAGATCCCTCTGGATTTGGTCCTCGGTTACCTGTGGATCATATATGCTTAGGTTGGCCTTGTCGCCAAGTAGCCCCTTGCACACGTCAATGGCCGGGGTCTCCCTTGTGTCACCGGTATCTTTCTTGAAGGCGAATCCAAGAATGGCAACCTTCTTGCTTGAGACAGTGTTGAACATGGATGAGACTACACGGTTCACGAACCGGCTCTTCTGGTAATCATTGATCTTGATGACTTGCTTCCAGTACTCGGCCACCTCAGGAAGGCCGTTGCACTCGCAGATGTAGACAAGGTTCAGGATATCCTTCTGGAAGCAGGATCCACCAAATCCAACACTGGCATTGAGGAACTTGGGTCCAATTCTTGTGTCAGTACCGACAGCAAAGGACACCTGCTGGATATTTGCCCCGGTAGCCTCGCAAAGCGCCGACATTGCATTAACAGATGAAATCCTCTGCGCCAAGAAGGCATTGGCAGCAAGCTTAGACAGCTCAGCAGACCACAGGTTAGTGGTTAGGATTCTCTCTTCAGGGACCCAGTGAGCATAAACTTCCTTCAATGTTTGGAGAGCTTTCTGGCCTTCTGGGGTCTCCCGGCCACCGATAAGGACACGGTCTGGCTTGAAAAGGTCTTCGATTGCAGTTCCCTCAGCAAGGAATTCCGGGTTTGACAGGATCTGGAACTTGATTCCCTTGCTATTGTGAGTCAAAATTTTCTCTATAGCCTCAGCAGTCTTGACAGGGACAGTGGATTTCTCAACAACGATTTTGTCTGACTTTGAGACATCAGCAATCATGCGAGCAGCGCTCTCCCAATAGGTCAAATCGGCTGCTTTGCCGGCTCCAAGACCCTGAGTTTTCGTTGGGGTGTTGACGGAGACAAACACAATGTCAGCCTCAAACACATGCTTTTCAACATCAGTGCTAAAGAAGAGGTTCCTGCCGCGGCATTCCTTCACAACTGCATCAAGGCCGGGCTCATAGATGGGAAGCTGGTCGCTATTCCAGGCTGCAATACGGGGTTTGGAGATATCGACAACAGCGACTTCAATGGATGGGCACTTCAGTGCAATGACTGCCATTGTAGGACCCCCAACATATCCAGCACCAATGCAGCAAATCTTCACCATTCTTTCTTTCTAAATTGCCTAACCACATAACGATTGCGAAACAGATCAGTAAGATCATAATCAAGCCAAAGAAGCCATTAACAATTTTCATAGCAATCATTTCACATCTAGTTCTACTAATGCAGCATAATACAGACTCTATTGAAAACTTTTCAACTGTAACAAACATGGACAACAACATGCTTAATGCTTATGCCTTAAAAGAGTGCAAGACTTAATAAGTTTAGGAACAAGTCACATGAAGAATAAGCCAATTATCAATAACTTCACATCATGGAGGTTCCATGAAATCTGAGATTATCTTCATTTTTAACAATCTTAAGCAGAAACAACAAGTGATTTCAAATTGTAGATTGCCTTTGTTTTAAGAATAGACAGAAAAATGAACAACATAACATGTTACGTAAAATTAGCTAGAAGTTAAAAAATGCAATGATTCGGATCAGTAAATACCAAAATTAAGAAGACAGAAACCAGATCAAGCATGAGTAGAGAAGATCCACATAAAAGAGGAAACTTGAAAGTGATGACATGAAAGAATCCAGATCTAACACACGCATGCAAATTTGAATGCTTGGTGATTTGATAGTAAAGCTTAAGCAATTAGCATGAATAAAGAAAAAGCAGATCTAGCTACAACTGAAGAATCATGAGCTAAATGCACTTGATTACTGAATTCAATGCAAACCACCTCGAATTCCAACAGATCCATTGTTAATTTTCCTTAAACCAAATTCACAACACAAAACCACCGACAAATAACATACGATACATTTGAATCAAGCTCAAAAATTGAACAACAGAACAACATAGATAACTGAATATAGCAGAAACAGATCTAAGTATTTCAGTGAAAAACATAAACCCACCAATCAAAACATAAGAATCACACATACACGTAACGAAAAAACAGAACTTTCAAACGAAGAATGTGTAATCCAACAAGAAGGGGCATAAAAAAACGAACTTTGGCataagacacaaggaaaacaccAAATGGGGCATCAAGATTTTACCTTGAGAGATGAATGATGGACCCTTTTGACTAAGAAACAGagcagaagaggaagaagaagaaaaaagaacgaTTTTTGTGGTGATGTGTAAGAAGTGAAGAGCATGAGAAAGCTTATATATACCCAACGAAAATCTGGGCTCTGGGACCCCAATGTGTTATTACCAAAAAGGACATGCTTCCCGGTCGGTGCCAAGAACCTTTCTCTATTTTGCTGTAATTTTTTGTTAGTTAGAAGTTAGAACATAGAACATATATTCTATGATTTATTTCTGATATGGgatcatattttattttgtttggtgtgaaaaaaatgtattttttttttttatgtttatcacTATGTGTAATATAacaactacttttttttttaccaaagataggagactcgaacctgcaacctcttaattgagtatgggaaactATGTCATTTAAGCTATTACTCATTCGCTAATATAACAACtacttataatttaataaatcttTGGAATTATTAAAATGTGCATAGTATTATTATGTAAGTACCTTTTATGCATGTGTAATGTGttgaatatataatatataatttgatgAATTTGAATATTCAATTCTCAATATTTGATTCACGTAGAACACTTTAggattattattttagttatattatattattatatatttacataCGAACATTTTAATATCTTACAAGttatacaataaatatataaagcatgccattcattttaaaatatttgtgaaCAAAATTATTTTGTAGCATAtaaccaatgaattatataattcaaataacataGTCTCACCATATTTACCTAAAAAATCGCAATTTTAAATTtctctatctttgataaaaaaaaaattatagcataTAACATCATAGAATATTTCATAGTATTGTAATTGATGAATGAAATAAAAGTATACACAAAGCaaatattagaaatttagaattaCATTCTTAAATACATGTTTAACCAAAATTTTCATAGAAAAGAAGTTTAATATAATTATGCAAATAAATCATATgatgatattattttttgttagtcATAGGGAACGGGCAAATATGGAAATTTAGATGAGTTTACGGAAAAGCCCATGGATTTGATTGTTTACTTTGCATATTGTAACTGTAATGCAACTGGCAAATATGGGTTTACAGCTTCTTCGCGCGTTCCAcgcgttttttttattttttatttttttttctgagtgtcaacttcaatttcaagcatcacaaaaaatgaaaaaaaaaataataataacgatTTTGCCATTTGCCACCTTCCAAGAAGAACCTCCCATCATGTTTCACTATTTATTCTATATATTCATTTCTATTTAacttaatattattattgtcaGAATAAAATTCCCTTTCATGTGATTTCTCCACTTTTTAAATTGTTGAAACTTTGATGGTTAATAACTTCtataatctttttgtttctctcttTTGAGTTGTACGTAACTTTAGAATTCcgattttgaatattatattgtATTAATTGGAACCATAAGCATAAAGCATATGCAATAAAAGGTTGTACCTTAAGCAAGGGAATGAAGGAATAATGGAAAATGCATCATTAGATTTACCTAATGTGAGATTCAAGTAAAGATCTCAAGTTTTAAGTCTCTCGTAAAATGTGGAAAAagcaaatataatataaaaaaaaaatacaaatcaaaataTCAAATTGCCAAAAAATGAGAAGGAAAATTAATCATAAGAACTTTTGTGGTGTATGGGATGGGATGGGAAATGAAATGAAAGaccactttttttgttttttggtagAAAGGGGTTTGAGTTTGACCATTCAAATAAATTACATagggatcttttttttttttgtgtaaaaatgcatcaaagacaccaaaaaaaaaaaaatcacaaattgcATAATTATAAATGGTTTGTAGAATTATATTCACCGGTCTTATTTCCCCCTCTTTCAACATAACAAG harbors:
- the LOC112744548 gene encoding UDP-glucose 6-dehydrogenase 1, producing the protein MVKICCIGAGYVGGPTMAVIALKCPSIEVAVVDISKPRIAAWNSDQLPIYEPGLDAVVKECRGRNLFFSTDVEKHVFEADIVFVSVNTPTKTQGLGAGKAADLTYWESAARMIADVSKSDKIVVEKSTVPVKTAEAIEKILTHNSKGIKFQILSNPEFLAEGTAIEDLFKPDRVLIGGRETPEGQKALQTLKEVYAHWVPEERILTTNLWSAELSKLAANAFLAQRISSVNAMSALCEATGANIQQVSFAVGTDTRIGPKFLNASVGFGGSCFQKDILNLVYICECNGLPEVAEYWKQVIKINDYQKSRFVNRVVSSMFNTVSSKKVAILGFAFKKDTGDTRETPAIDVCKGLLGDKANLSIYDPQVTEDQIQRDLSMNKFDWDHPIHLQPTSPSTVKKVSVVWDAYEATKDAHGICILTEWDEFKTLDYQRIYENMQKPAFVFDGRNIVDADKLRDIGFIVYSIGKPLDAWLKDMPAVVA